CAGCGCGGGCACCCGGAGCAGTGCCGCCAGTACGGCGGTGAGCAGCAGGGCGGCGGTGGCCGCGGCGATCCCGTAGAGCACGGCTCTAAGGTAGGGGTGAAAGTAGCAATTCGGGATGAATAACACGATCAGATTGCCCGAGGGGTGATCGGCGGGACACGATGGGCGACCCCTCAGCGACCCATATCACCCCGCGCTCCCCTGCATCGCGACGGAAGATAGGGGTAGTCTCAGAGGACTACATAAGTTACCGCTTAGTAATGTTGCTCGGTTAATTCGAGGCCGCCCTCAGGAGCCCCAATGCAACTCGCCGCGATCATCGTGTCGCTGGTCCTGATCGTGGTCGGCGTGGCACTGTTCGGCCGCGCCCTCCTCCAGATCTACAACTTCATGCGTCTCGGCCAGCCGGTACCGGCCGGGACCAGGACCAACGAACCCGGACAGCGCACCATCACCGTGGCCAAGGAGTTCCTCGGCCACACCCGGATGAACCGCTGGGGCGTCGTGGGCGTGGCGCACTGGTTCGTGGCGGTGGGCTTCTTCTCCCTGCTGCTGACGATCGTCAACGCGATCGGGCAACTCTTCAAGGCGGACTGGCTCCTGCCGGTCATCGGCGACTGGGCGCCGTACAACGTCTTCGTCGAATTCCTCGGCACGATGACGACGCTCGGCATCCTGGTGCTGATCGCCATCCGCCAGCTGAGCAAGCCGGACAAGCCGGGCCGCAAGTCCCGCTTCGCCGGCTCCAACTTCGGCCAGGCGTACTTCGTCGAGGCCGTCATCCTGATCGTCGGCATCTGCATCTTCATGCTGCACGCCCTGGAGGGCGCCCAGCACCACGTCGACGGCTACGAGGCCTCCTTCTTCATCTCGTACCCGGTCGTCGCCTGGCTGAAGGGCATGAGCGTCGGCACGCTCCAGAACCTCACCTACTTCTTCGCCGGCCTGAAGATCGCGACCTCCTTCATCTGGATGATCACGGTCGCCCTGAAGACCGACATGGGCGTGGCCTGGCACCGCTTCCTCGCCTTCCCGAACATCTGGTTCAAGCGCAACGCCGACGGCGAGACCTCGCTCGGCGCGCTGCTCCCGATGACCTCGGGCGGCAAGCCGATCGACTTCACCGACCCCGGCGAGGACGACGTCTTCGGCGTCTCCCAGGTCGAGCAGTTCTCCTGGAAGGGCCTGCTGGACTTCTCCACCTGCACCGAGTGCGGCCGCTGCCAGTCGCAGTGCCCCGCCTGGAACACCGGCAAGCCGCTCTCCCCGAAGCTGCTGATCATGTCGCTGCGCGACCACGCGCACGCCAAGGCGCCGTACCTGCTGGCCGGCGGCGGCAAGACCATGGAGGGCGAGGAGAAGGCCTCCGAGGAGCAGCTGAAGGACGTCCCGGCCGCCGCCCTGGCCGAGGCCGAGCGCCCGCTGATCGGCACCGCCGAGGAGAACGGCGTCATCGACCCGGACGTGCTGTGGTCCTGCACCACCTGCGGCGCCTGCGTCGAGCAGTGCCCGGTCGACATCGAGCACGTCGACCACATCGTCGACATGCGCCGCTACCAGGTCATGATCGAGTCGGCGTTCCCGTCCGAGGCGGGCACGATGCTCAAGAACCTGGAGAAGAAGGGCAACCCCTGGGGCCTGGCCAAGAAGCAGCGCCTGGAGTGGACCAAGGAGGTCGACTTCGAGGTCCCGGTCGTCGGCAAGGACATCGAGGACCTCACCGAGGTCGAGTACCTGTACTGGGTCGGCTGCGCCGGCGCCCTGGAAGACCGCGCCAAGAAGACCACCAAGGCCTTCGCCGAGCTGCTGCACATCGCGGGCGTCAAGTTCGCGATCATGGGCGGCGACGAGAAGTGCACCGGTGACTCCGCCCGCCGCCTGGGCAACGAGCCCCTGTTCCAGGAGCTCGGCATGGAGAACGTGATGGCCCTGAACACGGCGTTCGGCGAGGAGCTGGACGACGACGGCAAGGTCACCGCGGAGTCCAGGAAGCCGAAGTCGGCGAAGAAGATCGTCGCCACCTGCCCGCACTGCCTCAACACGCTCGGCAACGAGTACCCGCAGCTCGGCGGCGACTACGAGGTCATCCACCACACCCAGCTGCTCCAGCACCTGGTGGACGAGGGCAAGCTGATCCCGGTCACCCCGGTCGAGGGCATCATCACCTACCACGACCCGTGCTACCTGGGCCGCCACAACAAGATCTACACGCCTCCGCGCGAGATCATCGGCAAGGTCCCGGGCCTGCGCAACGAGGAGATGCACCGCCACAAGGAGCGCGGCTTCTGCTGCGGCGCCGGCGGCGCGCGGATGTGGATGGAAGAGCGCATCGGCAAGCGCATCAACAACGAGCGCGTGGACGAGGCGCTGTCCCTCAACCCGGACATCGTCTCCACCGCCTGCCCGTTCTGCCTCGTCATGCTCACCGACTCCGTGAACGGCAAGAAGAACGACGGCAAGGCCAAGGAGTCCATCCAGGTCGTCGACGTCGCCCAGCTCCTGCTGGACTCGGTGAAGACCCCGGCCGACCCGACGGACGCCACGGAGTCCGAGACGGCGCCGGAGCCGGAGCCGGTGAAGTAACGGCCCCCACGGCCCTTCCCGGTCCCTTCCGGGAACCACAACGCCCCCTGCTTCGCACAGGCAGGGGGCGTTGTCACGTACCGGGAGGGCGGCGTGCCGGCGCGGGCCGCGAGGCCCGGCGGACCCGCGTCACGCCCGCCCCGACACGCCCGTGTCGTCAGGACTGCTTCGGAGCCGCCTGCTGGACCACGTCGAAGGACCACAGCGTCGAGCCGGAAGCCGCCGGCTTCGGGCGGTCGCCCTCCGCGCCGCCCTGGTGCGCGGCCTTCATCGGGCCCTCCATCCACGCCTGGAAGGACTCCTCGTCCCGCCAGCGGGTGTAGACGAGGTACTGGTCGGTGCCCTCGACCGGCCGCAGCAGCTCGAACCACTCGAAGCCGTCGGAGTTCTCCACGGCGTGGGCCCGCGAGGCGAACCGCTTCTCCAGGACCTCCCGCTGCTCGGCGGGCACGGTCAGCACATTGATCTTCACTACGCTCATGACACCATCCTGCGCCTGCCCGCCCGGCTCCGCCGCAGGGGCCCCGGTAACTCGCCGCACACCTCACACACTTACCGGTGTCTTACCCGGTCCACGCACAACCCTCGCGCACCACGGCGGGTCTCCTGAACGCCGACCGCC
This Streptomyces misionensis DNA region includes the following protein-coding sequences:
- a CDS encoding (Fe-S)-binding protein — protein: MQLAAIIVSLVLIVVGVALFGRALLQIYNFMRLGQPVPAGTRTNEPGQRTITVAKEFLGHTRMNRWGVVGVAHWFVAVGFFSLLLTIVNAIGQLFKADWLLPVIGDWAPYNVFVEFLGTMTTLGILVLIAIRQLSKPDKPGRKSRFAGSNFGQAYFVEAVILIVGICIFMLHALEGAQHHVDGYEASFFISYPVVAWLKGMSVGTLQNLTYFFAGLKIATSFIWMITVALKTDMGVAWHRFLAFPNIWFKRNADGETSLGALLPMTSGGKPIDFTDPGEDDVFGVSQVEQFSWKGLLDFSTCTECGRCQSQCPAWNTGKPLSPKLLIMSLRDHAHAKAPYLLAGGGKTMEGEEKASEEQLKDVPAAALAEAERPLIGTAEENGVIDPDVLWSCTTCGACVEQCPVDIEHVDHIVDMRRYQVMIESAFPSEAGTMLKNLEKKGNPWGLAKKQRLEWTKEVDFEVPVVGKDIEDLTEVEYLYWVGCAGALEDRAKKTTKAFAELLHIAGVKFAIMGGDEKCTGDSARRLGNEPLFQELGMENVMALNTAFGEELDDDGKVTAESRKPKSAKKIVATCPHCLNTLGNEYPQLGGDYEVIHHTQLLQHLVDEGKLIPVTPVEGIITYHDPCYLGRHNKIYTPPREIIGKVPGLRNEEMHRHKERGFCCGAGGARMWMEERIGKRINNERVDEALSLNPDIVSTACPFCLVMLTDSVNGKKNDGKAKESIQVVDVAQLLLDSVKTPADPTDATESETAPEPEPVK
- a CDS encoding antibiotic biosynthesis monooxygenase family protein, whose translation is MSVVKINVLTVPAEQREVLEKRFASRAHAVENSDGFEWFELLRPVEGTDQYLVYTRWRDEESFQAWMEGPMKAAHQGGAEGDRPKPAASGSTLWSFDVVQQAAPKQS